CCTCCAGCCTCTGCTGTTGTAAGCTTGGTGGGCTTTCTCATGCTGTCTGGAATATCTTTAGGATAAAATATAAACAAGCTTAATGATGAAGGTCTTatcttcaaagaaaaaagaaagaaaaacaggcatAGATTCCAAGTCAACCACATAATACCTTGCAGAAGCTGCTATCTTTCTATCTCTATGGTTGTTTGATAAAATCTTGTATTTACATGGCATGTTGTATCAGTAGATCTTAAAGCATTGTGCAAAGGATACGAATATCATGAGTTCGATTAAGTAGAGGAAGTGAATAATTTGTTGAAGCAACTAATTGATATCCTCCAGCAAGACAGTTTAAGAGTGAGGAACAAGACCCATCTCTTCCGAGTCCAGAATTGTGCCTTAACCACTGGGGCCCTGAATCAAAATGTACACAGGCAGGAGCAGTCACAGTCTTGTTGTGTTGGTTgttggttatttatttatttttgtttttaatacagaaaatttCTGCTACAAATCCTTCAACTATCAAAACTACAAATTTCCGACCACACAAGAAAACTCGCTTCATTATACACGGCCACCTTGCTGGACCAGACCTCCCCTGGATAGCAAACATGTGCAGGGTATGGTACAACTACTGTCACTTCACTTGTGTTTGAAATTGCAAATATCCGCTTCCCCCCATTAACTGCCTTAAAATCCCCACATAAAATTTACACCTCTGTTCTCTTGCTAATTCAGGGGAATATAGCACACTTCAGCCTTCTGTTAAATGCCCTTTTGCTGCATTCACCTCCACAGGGAAAGCTATAATGAATTGATTTTTCAATTCCTTGGCaataataaaggggaaaaaaaaagtcacttttctCACCTCAGCAGAAGGTCAAAATAAACGCTTCAATTTGAGTGAGGCATTTGatctaataaaaacaaaatgctttgttcagcagatcattttcattttatttaggcACATTTCAAAAACGTAATTGTTTCAGAATGAAAAAATGTTCCATTGCCAGAAGTCTATCAATAGaatattttagttaaaatatatgaacttcgGGGCTGAAAAATTCAAGCACATGAACACAAATTTGTGAATTCTTTCAGATGACCCAGCCATATAAATTTTGACAATATAATAATAAGCTTAGACAATAAAACCGAGGTCACACTGTGCTCTTTTTCTAACTGGCATACTGTCATTAAAATAAGTTGACACCCTAAAGCTGACCAGGGCAGCTGGAATGGAAAACAGACCTGAAGCAGGCTACTGTGTGTCTTGCTACAGCGTTCAAATCACTGCCTCCACTCTGCCTCCTTGTGTTCATTCTTCAGTATTAGTAGGAATTAAGACACTAAAGATATGTCTTTACCAGTCACATTAAAAAAGTGAGTCCTCAgctacagcaaaacaaaactttcTTTGCATATACCCCACCACAATAGTTATTAAGGCCTGTTtcattctggttttgtgttttccaCCAGCTGATGCTCCTCACTGAAGATGTGAACTGCATTTTGGCTGACTGGACAGGTGGCTCCAGTGGCTTGTACACCACAGCCGTTAACAACGTCCGCATTGTGGGGGCTGAGCTGGTCTATCTGGTGAACTTTCTTGAGGTAAAAATACCCGTGCAACACGAACGCCAGCACATAGTTTGTACAGCAAAGGCTACGTTCAGGGTAGGCACCTTTAGGTTTGATGTAAGAGAGGCAGGAATAGAGAGGTACTCAACATCACAGCTGAAAAGATCATAAAGTCTCTAATCCTGCACAAATGTAAATACTGACTTTAGTGTCAGACCACAGATACACAGGTCCCTAAAGGGTTACAGGCCACAGTTTCTGAAAGTTTTGCTCATGATGGGCTTTTTACTGGCAAAGACATCAGATTAGAGATTGTCCAGAAAAATTGTTAAAGAGTAGCAATCGAGGGCCAGTATGGTTAAAATATTCCTCTGCAGGTCATGCACACTGCATGCTGCAAGAACAGAGTCACAGCACAGAGAAGTGACTCTCCTGCAGCCACCAGTGTCAGGCTTCCTGCAGCACTCCTGGTGTGGTCCTCCCCATCCTGCAGCACCTGCCTTGTGGGGCATCTCCATGGCAGGACAGCTGCTTGATTCACACAGAGGGTTCGCTGCCAGCAAAGGCACTGAAAACTCTACCACAGACCATTATCCTGACTGGATAGACGGATTCAGGGCTGAGGCACCTTTTGGACAAGAAATCAGCGCAAATGCAGAGGAGCTATGTGCAGaaattcctttttccttcttttctgccaTGAGGGACAATTCCTGACAGAGATTACTCCCTTCTGCAGGCATGAAACAAGAGGGGATGGGATGAGTTTGGACCTGGTCCTCTTTTGGTACAGATCCCACCATCTGCAATGGAAACTTCCCACCTGAGGCACTCCCCTCCATCTCCTGCCATCATGTCCTCTCAGCACAGGGCTATGGTGCAGTTCCACAGGCTTGTATCCCCCAATTAAcgcttgtttttggttttgctttgttttcctttccatacATCTTCACAGAAAGATTACGGCTACTCTCTTGCCAACATTCATTTCATCGGCCATAGTCTTGGAGCACACGCCGCAGGGGAGGCAGGGAGAAGGAAACCCGGCATTGGAAGGATAACAGGTACTGAGGTTATTCCACCTGATGAGACTTCACATTTTTGTGCAGCTTAAGAGACCTGAAGAATCACTGCTGCCTTATAAACACACAGTACAGACTGCAGTGGACTGCTTGGTCACAATTAGCAGTATACAGCTGGCATGACGGCACACAAATGAAGCCATGTCCTGTTACATGCCATGCAATTCACATGTCAACATCCATAGCCCTGAGAAAGGCTCAGCTGGCTTAACTGTCCCAGCTGTGGCTAAATAGAGATCACTTTTCACAGGTCACAAGTCCCAGGGAGCACTTGGTTATGATTTTTAATGATAGAAAAAGAACAGGAACAAAATACTGTATTAGATGCAGAATAACAGACTTGTAAAACATTAGCAACTCATTGTCATATTCGGTTTTAAAAGCCCACTCTAACATGACTTTTCAGCTGTTCAAAAGAttgaaaaatctgaaatgaaaatttaaaaacccTAGATCTAGTATGTCAGGAAGAGACGGTAAATAGCCATGGACACCCTGAGAAGGCAGAAAGCTTTTAGTTGCATAGCTACACAGACACAGCGTCATGACACACTCAGACACCACTTTTTTTAAAGgctattttctcttttccttccccctccagtcagttcttttCTCTACACAGACATTGCTTTGACTAAGCTGTGTACACAATAAGAAGTCACAGAAGCCATTCAGAGGAACTGGGGTCAGCACTGTCTTGTTTTAGCCCCAAAAAGAGCTCACTGACACTGCAGCAAAGGGGTAACATTTTTAACCAAAcacttttggaaataaaaatagatCTTTAGCCAAATAAAAATTCTCAGACAAATCTACAGAGTAGCAAATCATTCACCAACATGcagaaaaacccccaaacttctTCTTATAACATTGTTCCCCAAAAGTAAGCCAAAGACACAGCACCCTTTTACTGCCTCAAGCCATCTTTCTGTAAAACCCTGCTTGTTTTGCTGGTTGTCATGGACCACAAAATGGATTTTCATATGTGGAATAAAGATAGAAATGCAATGATATACAATGTACACATACTGCATGTAATGACACACAGTATTGTTTACTCAATCAGACTTATCTCCATTTATTTAGGTTTGGATCCAGCTGGGCCCCTTTTCCAGTATACTCCCACAATGGTTAGGCTGGATCCTTCAGATGCAAAATTTGTTGATATAATTCATACTCACGCTGGTCATCTGTTCTTTGACTTTGGTAAGTTTTCACACAAAGGCTAATGCCAACATAGGGGATGGCTACAGCACGTCAGAGAGTAATCAGCCTCAATTCATTTTACATTTCAGCTCCAGGGATTCTTCAGACCTCTGGCCACCTAGATTTTTACCCAAATGGAGGGAAGAAGATGCCAGGATGCAAGCAGCTTCGTGTACCTCCTGCAACTCGGGACATCAATGACCTTATGAGAggtaaatgtattttaaagaagtaATACCTCATTATATGCTACAGTTAGAAATACAGGCCAGGCTAAGGTAAAAGCCTTTTGAAtgtatatattatttatatagcTGAGATTTGGAACAGAAAGAGAATGCTCAAAAATAGAAGATTTAAAGCTGCCTGTGAAATACCCTCCAGTTCTTTTATATACTAACCGAGGCAAATTCCAGATGGAAACTTCAGTTAAAGCATACAGACTTGTTCATCACAACCTGTCATAACAACCTGTGCTGACAGACTGACCTCAGTCGGAATTCCGCACATGAAGGACCAGTAAAATTTCATTCAAGGATAATCCAAAAGTTAGTATATTAAAATCTAAGCTTCCCTTGTCCCTAGGAAGACATCAGTCCCGGTATTACTGGGGTTAGACATACTCATCCATGCCATTAACAGCTTTAGTGTCTTCAAAGGGAACAGCACAAGGTTAAAAATGTAGAAGATGATAAAATGACTGCTGCACTGACAGTTCATCTTCTTCAAAGAAAGTGGGGCAGTTAATCAGAATTACCCTGGGATCCAGTACAATGGATCCCCAAAATCCTGTCTTCTGTGCCTAAACTACAGAAATAAGAATATCTGTTATTCACAGCTGAACATTTTGAAATCCCTACCACTAGTcaagtaattttctttcaaagatgCTCTGTCTTAGAACTGGTTGGAGAACTTAATAACAAAGAGGACTGAAAGCTGGCTGTGCACAAAGTCACTTGGAAGCAAAACACTTCCCACTCAGGCTCCATAAAAACGTATTCATTCtgacaaaaaaataaatccacagaCATTTCATGTGGCTGTTTGCCATGTTTTGTGGTGAAGAAGCTCAGCTCTGTTGAACATGAGCTGATGGAGTCAGTTGTTCATACAGCTCCCAAAAACCGAGGCCTCAACTCCTGCCTTTTTGTTTAAACCTTCCTTTGTTCATATCTCTTCTGTTTGATAATATTTACATTTATGTAGTGCTTTAGAAATGCTACTTAGTAACTTCTTTCTTCAGCTTCTGATGCAGAAGTGAGAAAAGTATTATGTTCCCATTATATAGATGTTAGGTGAATTTGGAACTAGCATAAAGCAAGCCAACTCTAAAAGCTGAGATTTTTAAAGTTGAAAGCACAGACCCTTCTGAATTAGATTTGAAGAaggaattttaaagaaaacatacttAAGAAGCCTTATTGATGGAGATTATTTTCAAGAACAACAGACAGAAATACTTTTCAGAGGTATTttgctatacttttttttttttttaaataaagaacaatGCATGCCACCTCGTCAATAACAACTACTCTGTCTTTAAGATGCATATATATGAACAGCAGCTGAAATTCTAATTTCACTATAAACTCTGCCAGCTTCTAATCACTTCAGTCCCTCCAAGACGTCCCTTGTGATTGGGTGAGCCCTGACACACGCTGAAGCAGAGCAAAGCCTATTTTTATAAAACCTACCTTTGGTATATTGTACTTTGATAATGGAGAGACTCCAGAGCCAAAGAAGACAGTACTTGTTACTAGGGACCTGTAAATATAACCGAAATAGCACTTTCTTCTTTCCTGCACTGACTGCTTATAAACTTCACTCTGATGGGAAAAATGTACTTGTTTCAAATATTTCTGTCAAAATCAAGGACACACTGGCAAACATCTTGTGTTTCAGAGCATTTCACAGATTCACCACTGTCAAATGACCACAGATTTTCTAGAGCTTAAAAACACTGAAAGCCACTGAAGTTGAAATAATTACTACAATTATCTTTAATTCTAGAAATGAGTGGAAACTATGGTTTTACAAAATACTATGTTGTGATAATGGTAAGCAAATGAAAACTAATTCATAGTAACTACTATGTGCTTTTCAAACACTGCAGCTATGAATTATTCCAGTATTTGAAATATCCAAGACAAGTTTTCCTAAATCCTCCTCGGTCCTCATACTAAAATAAAAGCAGTTAAGtacacacagcaggacaggaggCTGAACGAGGTCCACCTTGGTGCATCTCCACATCTGTGAACTTTGGCATGAGCACAGGGCACAAGGAAGAACTTTGCTCTTCCCCATCAAAAAAATATACTTAGCCATAAGTTTTACTACAAAAATCAAATAATTCACACTTAAAACTTTTTTTAAGTCTGAGACTTCACTGTATGTATAAATGCTTTTGAGCAAAAGGACCCACAAGTGTTTTGACATAGTCTTTATGTTAATACGTAGCTTTAATCTTTTCTACTTGGGCTTTTTCCCCAGAATATCGGTCTATTGCATGTGGACATAAAAGAAGTCTCCGCTATTATGCTGAGAGTATTATCACTCCTAATGGATTTGTTGGGTATCACTGCAAAACATATCGAGCTTTTGTATTGGTAAGTTTTGAGTACATATTTATCTGAAGGATTATAGCCCTGCCTTTCTCTTAATATTTTCTGGGACAACTTCTATATGCTAGATCCAGGACACAGGGAGTCTGTGCAGACCCACTGACTGCCCTCATGCAGACCACACTCAAAACCAGGCAAAACGTAAAAGCAGCAAActccaaacaaagaaaataaggCAGTAAATATAAACACCAAAAAGCTTTGTGAAGGGAGAGATGAAGAGTTGAGTAAGAGGGTAATGAAAGGCACTGTCTGGGTTCACCTTTTGCATAGGTCAGTAGTGAGGGACACTCAGTCTCCTTGAAGGAATTCCATCTAAAGCTGGTGGAACCCATCATCAAGAGGCCAGCCTCTGGATTTCAGAAATCATAAAACATCATTATAAACAATAAACATCTCTAGAATGCAGGGGAGATATTTCTACAGCACAGAATTGCTCACACAACTCTTGCCATCCTGTCCTGGTGTTTCATGCCTGGCATGACTGGGCTTTTAGTGGACTAATTCTGGCAAAGCAACTGAGGACTGGTCAAGAAGGAAGACAAGTCTGAATTTATTTCCACATACTCCCAAAACGAACAATTACAATACTGCAGATAAGTTGTTAATGTTTGTAGCAATGTTGCCATGTAACTTGGAAGTTTGTAATTCAGGACTTGAAAACCTAAAGCTTGTGTAATTTAGTGATGCAAGGGAAAGTTTTTTTCAATGTCATAACAAACAAGTGATGATGATCATTTAGCCTTTTATTTGCCTGACACCCAAATAGCCCAATCCACAAATGGTTCTTACAGAACCTCCCAAATACCAACATTAATCTAAATATAACAACACTATTTTTTCCAAGTGCAACTAAATCATTTTCAATGAAAATatgcacacttttttttcttttagtggatGTGAAAGTCTTTATCTGAATGTTTGCTTTATGTAGATAGATTAATTTCATTAAGGTTCTGCATGGGAATAAAGGCTGAAAAACAGACAGAACACATCCCAAAGTGAGACCCTTAGAAACTTCAGTATTCCTAAGCTTAGATATATTTACTATACAAGTCTGATATCCAGCCAGACCTCCTTGCAAATATGGTTACCCAGCCTCTAACAATTAGCAGACAAATTTTCAATGGTCCTGTGAAAAATGGATATATTACCTGTATTTTATGGATCAGACGGTAAGGTAAAACATACATTAAGATATTTGCTTATGGTCTCTGCAAAAGCGTGAGATATGAGGCCAAATTTCCAACCTGTTTATCTCTGATTTTCAACTGGAAGAAATAAGATGACTGACCATCTCAGCTCCTTTTTTCACCACACTGATAAACAGTGAAGATATGATCTGAGCTCAGAAGCAAGTACCCTTtcaaaaaaaagttaagaaaaagaTTAAAACTCCTAATTTCTTAAAATTTAAGAAGTGAGATTAAAACAGATTACGTCTTTTAACACACACTGTTATTTTTCCCCAGGGCAACTGCTTCCCATGTCCAAAGGAGGGATGCCCACTGATGGGTCATTATGCTGATAGGTtttcaaataaaactgaaaaagaagagcaaaagatTTATTTGAACACAGGGGCCTGCCCTCCGTATGCTCGTAAGTGCTTCTTTTGGGTGGTGAATTCTGAACTGTCAATGAATTATGTGTGAACAGATATCTTTCACTTCTACAGAGAGCAGCTGGAGCTAATGAGTGGCACTCAGTATAAAATGCAGAGTTTCAGATATGTTAGGGATATGCAGCACAAGAGTTACCTGGGAAAGGCTGAGATAATCAGAGAGACAGATCAGCTGATGCTGACCTCTGACCTAGAGatcctgttgtatttttttttaaatcagatgacAGCTCAAAAAATTCTATAAAGCTGAAGGTGGAAGGAATGTTGTGCCGAAAGTTCAAAATTCCAAATGAAAAACTTAGATTGTTAATGATGAAAAATTATAAAACTAAATTACTTCAGTGTATTCTTGAAAACGTCATCAAGTTAAAATGGCAGGTAGTAATAAGAAGTGTAGTTTTAATTGTGATTAAGGCAGAAGCAGCCACAGAactaggaaagaagaaaattcatatataaaatataatccaTTACATGTTAATGAACTGACAGGGCAATAAAGAGAGTGTGTCTTGGAGGTCATTATTCACTAGGCATTAAAGCATGAAAGCAATACcaagaacaaaaaaccaaaacttatTTCATATTCTAGGAGAACAAAAATCTAAAAAATTAAGTATAGACAAACTTGTCCT
The sequence above is drawn from the Patagioenas fasciata isolate bPatFas1 chromosome 8, bPatFas1.hap1, whole genome shotgun sequence genome and encodes:
- the LOC136104550 gene encoding pancreatic lipase-related protein 2-like, producing the protein MFVVWITTLLLNEARGRQVCYERLGCFTDIPPWSGIPGRQLAGLPSSPEDVNTSFFLFTKDNIINYQKISATNPSTIKTTNFRPHKKTRFIIHGHLAGPDLPWIANMCRLMLLTEDVNCILADWTGGSSGLYTTAVNNVRIVGAELVYLVNFLEKDYGYSLANIHFIGHSLGAHAAGEAGRRKPGIGRITGLDPAGPLFQYTPTMVRLDPSDAKFVDIIHTHAGHLFFDFAPGILQTSGHLDFYPNGGKKMPGCKQLRVPPATRDINDLMREYRSIACGHKRSLRYYAESIITPNGFVGYHCKTYRAFVLGNCFPCPKEGCPLMGHYADRFSNKTEKEEQKIYLNTGACPPYARWRKEIHVRVSATEIMKGNIDVALTGTNGIRKEYRIDKGTFKPGNTYLNYIDTEISGNISKVEFLWKKHVGHRGYMGAEKVTIVSGENGNVHVLRPWDRAAKHVANPGALLRLGEEHYAYPLWQPSASARAQFFHQQQETFAQLSTKALLPNWSYQLLSI